The Deinococcus detaillensis region GCCGGGCGTTTGGAAGGGACGAGATTATTGAGCGGCTGTGGCGCGGCGAGGGAAGCGTGGAGCATAAAGTGATTGACGTGTATGTCAGCACCCTGCGCCGCAAAACCCACGACACCCTCATTGACACCATTCGCGGTACCGGCTACCGCCTCGGGCGCGGCACGTCGTGATGAAAACAGATGGGCCGGTTGCTGCTCCGTCCAATTTCTCTTGCCTGAGTTTGAGCCGTTGGAGCCTGCGCCTCAAACTCACACTGGGCTACGCGCTGGTGTTTGCTGTCTCCATCGTGTTGGGCGCGGTGGGTGTTTACGTGGTCTCCAGCGCGTCACTCACCGCGTCACTGGATCAGACGCTGCGGGAAACTGCTGCCGTCGCGCAGGCCAGTATTGAAACCCAGAACGGCCAGTCCTCGTTTTCGCCAGAGTTGAAAGCCACAGGCGACCTGACCATCGAACTGCTGTCTTCCAGGGGCAAACGTCTGGCCAGCATAGGAGCGGACGAAGACATTAAAGAAGACAAAGCCAAGCCGCCACCACTCCAACTCGGCGCGATGGGCTTTGACAACAACCGTGTGTTCACCCAACGTCTGGCAGGCGGACAGTATCTGCGAATCTCACGGCCCAGCGACACGCTAACAGAGCTGCTCACCGATCTGGCCCGCATCCTACTTTACGGCAGCATTTTGATGATCGCCGTAGCCTGTTTGGTTGGCTACGTGCTGGCTGACCGTGCCCTAAAGCCCGTGGACGCGGTAGCGCGAACCGCCGCTGCGATTGCTGGACGTGGCAATTACCGTGAGCGCGTTCCGGCGATGAGCGGCCACGACGAAATGGCCCGCCTGACCAACACCGTCAACGCCATGCTCGATCAGTTGGAACACACCATCGAGCACGAAAAACAGTTTGCCCGCATCGCCGCCCACGAACTCCGCACGCCACTGACCGTACTCAAAGGCCGCTTGGAACTCACGCTGGAGCGCCCACGCGACGCCGCCGCTTACCAAAAGGCGCTCAGCAGCATGCAGGGACGGGTCGACGCCCTCATTGCCTTATCTGAAAGTTTGCTGGCGCTTTCTCGCACGGACGCGCCCGCGCGACTGGAGCCGGTGGACCTCGCTGCTGCGGTGACCTTGGCAAGTGAGCAGTTCGGTGAGATAGCCCGCACTTCAGACAAGCGAATCGAACTTTCGCTCACCGAAAGCTGGGTCAGCGCTGAAGCTGAAGGCGTGCAGCGGGTCATCAGCAATCTGCTTGAAAACGCCCTCAAGTACAGCAGCGGTGAGACGGTGAAACTAAGCGTAAAATCGCAGGTACTCACTGTCAGCAGTGCGGGCGCGGGGCCTGAGCGTGACCAGTGGACGCGGCTGCTGCAGCCTTTTGAACGTGGCAGCGGCGTTCAAGGTATTTCAGGAAGCGGGCTGGGTTTGGCTTTGGTGGCCGCGTTGACCCGCCGCTGGAACGCAGAGCTAGTGCCGCAGTGGAGTCCAGCGCGTTTTGACGTGGAAGTGCAATTTCAAGCCGCACGGCCTCCAACCGGCCAAGCGACTTTGGTGCTGCACACTCAGCCCACTGCGCATTCAACGAAAGGCCAGATGCCGCTTTGAAATGGTTCAGGGTGCTCGGCAAAAAACGCTTGATTGTCCTGCCTGCTGCGGTGGTGCTGGTCTTGGCTGCTTGGATTAATCTACCGCTGCTGAGCCAAGTCTTTGACCAAAGTAGCGATGTGGTGGCCGCTCTGCCTCAAGTAACAGCTTTTAAGCGCGGTCAGCGACTCCTCGTTCTCTCGCCGCATCCCGACGATGAAACGCTGTGTTGTGCGGGCATGATTCAGCAAGCCCAAGCTGCTGGAGCGGCTGTGTATATCGTTTGGGTCACAGCAGGAGACGGCTTTGAAGTCGCTGCCGCGCTGAGTCAGCGTACCCTTAAGCCCAGCATTCATGACATGCGGGCGCTGGGCCAACTCCGCACCAACGAAGCTCACCGCGCCTCTGCGGTGCTGGGTGTGCCGCTGGGTCATACATTCATGTTGGGCTATCCAGATGGCGGTCTCTTTGCCCTGTTTACCACCAACTTTGAAGAGCCGTATACTGCGCCGCGCACGGGAGCAGCCAAGGTGTATGTCACGGGCGCACTGACACCGAGCGCTCCATTTAGTGGTCAGTCCCTGGAAGCAGATTTGGAGAAAGTGCTCAGCACTGTCCAGCCTGACTTGGTGCTGGCTCCAGCGCCGCAAGATTTTCACCCTGATCACCGCACGCTGTCGTATATCGCTCTGCGGCTGCTCTCAGCACGGCACCAAGCTTCACGGTTGAGATTTTGGGTGGTTCACGGCGGTCTGGAGTGGCCGCTGCCCAAGGGACTGCATCCTAAGCTCGCTCTCACCTTACCGCCGCTGGCTGCTCAGTTGCCGTGGACGCAGGTGACGCTCACGCCGGGTCAAGAAACCCTCAAAGCGCGGGCCACCGAGCAGTATCAAAGCCAGACCCGCATCATGAGCCG contains the following coding sequences:
- a CDS encoding sensor histidine kinase; protein product: MSRWSLRLKLTLGYALVFAVSIVLGAVGVYVVSSASLTASLDQTLRETAAVAQASIETQNGQSSFSPELKATGDLTIELLSSRGKRLASIGADEDIKEDKAKPPPLQLGAMGFDNNRVFTQRLAGGQYLRISRPSDTLTELLTDLARILLYGSILMIAVACLVGYVLADRALKPVDAVARTAAAIAGRGNYRERVPAMSGHDEMARLTNTVNAMLDQLEHTIEHEKQFARIAAHELRTPLTVLKGRLELTLERPRDAAAYQKALSSMQGRVDALIALSESLLALSRTDAPARLEPVDLAAAVTLASEQFGEIARTSDKRIELSLTESWVSAEAEGVQRVISNLLENALKYSSGETVKLSVKSQVLTVSSAGAGPERDQWTRLLQPFERGSGVQGISGSGLGLALVAALTRRWNAELVPQWSPARFDVEVQFQAARPPTGQATLVLHTQPTAHSTKGQMPL
- a CDS encoding PIG-L deacetylase family protein yields the protein MKWFRVLGKKRLIVLPAAVVLVLAAWINLPLLSQVFDQSSDVVAALPQVTAFKRGQRLLVLSPHPDDETLCCAGMIQQAQAAGAAVYIVWVTAGDGFEVAAALSQRTLKPSIHDMRALGQLRTNEAHRASAVLGVPLGHTFMLGYPDGGLFALFTTNFEEPYTAPRTGAAKVYVTGALTPSAPFSGQSLEADLEKVLSTVQPDLVLAPAPQDFHPDHRTLSYIALRLLSARHQASRLRFWVVHGGLEWPLPKGLHPKLALTLPPLAAQLPWTQVTLTPGQETLKARATEQYQSQTRIMSRFMHSFVRTNELLSPEAAAEERLSPPKTSP
- a CDS encoding winged helix-turn-helix domain-containing protein, with the translated sequence RAFGRDEIIERLWRGEGSVEHKVIDVYVSTLRRKTHDTLIDTIRGTGYRLGRGTS